One Bacillota bacterium DNA segment encodes these proteins:
- a CDS encoding acyl carrier protein: MGELDPKAEAIFDKVKEIIVREARVDESLVTLDATMNDLYADSATRMSIADELDREYNLGDLDVDLAEDTTVGDIVDFIREHLEEEE, translated from the coding sequence ATGGGAGAACTAGATCCCAAGGCTGAGGCCATTTTCGATAAAGTGAAAGAAATCATTGTCCGTGAGGCACGGGTTGATGAGTCTCTCGTCACCCTCGACGCCACCATGAATGATTTATATGCAGACTCGGCCACCAGGATGAGCATCGCTGATGAGCTTGATCGCGAGTACAACCTGGGAGATCTCGATGTTGACCTGGCTGAAGATACGACCGTCGGCGACATCGTTGATTTCATCCGGGAGCATCTCGAGGAAGAGGAATAA
- the fabG gene encoding 3-oxoacyl-[acyl-carrier-protein] reductase, with the protein MKLMNKVAVVTGASKGIGRAIAIEMASQGASVVALGNTDPAGAEKVRDEIMARGGNAIAMKMDVTNAAEIETMLKACLEHFGKVDILVNNAGITRDNFIFRMSEKDWQEVLDVNLKGAFLCTKIVGHQMFRQRSGRIINISSVVGIMGNPGQANYAASKAGLIGLTKTSARELAARGVTVNAIAPGYIVTQMTESMPEKARTALLNMVPMGRPGMPEEVAKVAVFLASDDAAYITGQVIAVDGGMSM; encoded by the coding sequence ATGAAGCTAATGAATAAGGTAGCAGTGGTTACCGGTGCCTCCAAGGGAATTGGGAGGGCTATTGCCATTGAGATGGCCTCTCAGGGGGCCAGTGTGGTGGCCCTCGGCAATACAGACCCGGCTGGAGCTGAGAAGGTCAGGGACGAGATCATGGCCCGCGGCGGAAATGCCATAGCCATGAAGATGGACGTAACCAACGCCGCTGAGATCGAGACCATGTTAAAGGCATGTCTTGAACATTTCGGCAAGGTCGATATCCTGGTGAATAACGCTGGCATAACCAGAGACAATTTTATATTCCGGATGAGCGAAAAGGATTGGCAGGAAGTACTGGATGTGAATCTCAAGGGAGCCTTCCTGTGCACGAAAATAGTCGGGCACCAGATGTTCAGGCAAAGGTCCGGAAGGATAATCAACATCTCATCGGTGGTAGGCATCATGGGGAACCCAGGCCAGGCCAATTATGCGGCCTCCAAGGCGGGATTGATAGGCCTTACCAAAACTTCTGCGCGGGAGCTCGCGGCGAGGGGCGTGACCGTCAATGCCATCGCGCCTGGGTATATCGTGACCCAAATGACTGAAAGCATGCCAGAAAAGGCAAGAACGGCCCTTCTCAACATGGTTCCCATGGGGCGACCCGGTATGCCCGAGGAAGTCGCCAAGGTCGCTGTCTTCCTGGCGTCAGATGATGCCGCATATATAACCGGGCAGGTAATTGCGGTGGATGGCGGAATGTCCATGTAA
- the fabD gene encoding ACP S-malonyltransferase: MNAGHRIAFLFPGQGSQYVGMGEFLRSSGHEVISTFDEADAALGFPLSQIISEGPEDRLTLTENAQPAILTVSVAMLRLLALHGIKPDMAAGHSLGAYSALVAAGALQFQDAVRLVRQRGQLMQQAVEPGMGAMTAILGLDEEKVRVACERASHIGIVDPANFNCPGQIVISGEKRAVDFATQVAMELGARRAIPLAVSGPFHSRLMAGVVPELSRILRQTPVGRPETPFVSDTEAKPLSDPEDIRGYLARQVERPIRFQHVMSFMIESGMDTFIEVGPGKVLTGFLRRMPQKVHMVALDAPGYLESLLEILREDCMQHEANE; the protein is encoded by the coding sequence ATGAACGCCGGGCATAGAATAGCCTTCCTCTTCCCCGGCCAGGGGTCTCAGTACGTGGGAATGGGGGAATTCCTCAGATCTAGCGGCCATGAGGTCATATCGACATTTGATGAGGCTGACGCCGCTCTGGGCTTCCCTTTATCCCAGATCATATCTGAAGGCCCGGAGGACAGACTAACGCTGACAGAGAATGCGCAGCCTGCGATATTGACAGTGAGTGTGGCCATGTTGAGGCTCCTCGCCTTGCATGGAATCAAGCCCGACATGGCAGCGGGGCACAGTCTCGGAGCATATAGCGCGCTTGTCGCGGCAGGCGCCTTACAGTTTCAGGACGCTGTGAGGCTGGTGAGACAGAGGGGACAGCTGATGCAGCAGGCGGTGGAGCCTGGAATGGGAGCCATGACAGCCATCCTCGGCCTCGATGAGGAAAAAGTCCGTGTCGCGTGCGAGAGGGCGAGCCATATAGGGATAGTTGATCCTGCCAATTTCAACTGCCCCGGCCAGATCGTGATATCTGGCGAGAAGCGTGCCGTGGACTTTGCCACCCAGGTTGCCATGGAGCTCGGGGCAAGGAGGGCCATTCCTCTAGCAGTGAGCGGCCCGTTTCATTCTAGACTCATGGCAGGAGTAGTGCCTGAGCTGTCCCGCATCCTCCGCCAGACCCCGGTTGGGAGGCCTGAGACGCCATTCGTGTCTGATACAGAAGCGAAACCTTTATCTGATCCGGAGGATATCAGGGGATATCTTGCGCGCCAGGTGGAGAGGCCTATAAGATTTCAGCATGTTATGAGCTTCATGATTGAAAGTGGGATGGACACTTTCATCGAGGTAGGTCCCGGAAAGGTCCTGACCGGATTCTTGAGGCGGATGCCCCAAAAAGTCCATATGGTCGCCCTTGATGCCCCAGGATATTTAGAATCACTACTTGAGATCCTGAGGGAGGATTGTATGCAACATGAAGCTAATGAATAA
- a CDS encoding ketoacyl-ACP synthase III: MASVIFEKTSTVARGVEIAGTGMAVPDKVLTNADLEKMVDTSDQWITERTGIRERRIAPEGMTTSDLAVEAGRRALEDAGVDVRDVDLIIVATVTPDMFFPSASCLTQWKLGAINAAAFDISAGCSGFVYGLVNGAQFISSGFYDTVLVIGAETLSRIVDWTHRNTCVLFGDGAGACVLRPASGEPGLISAVLGADGSHGEMLKLPAGGSLLPASHKTVDERLHYLKMEGNPVYKFAVRILADASQQAIEKAGLSPDDISLFIPHQANRRLMDIAAERLGVKDKVYSNVERYGNTSAASIPIALDEAAREGAISDGDMVLLTAFGAGLTWGSVVLRWCKHERRA; the protein is encoded by the coding sequence ATGGCCTCTGTGATTTTCGAGAAGACTTCGACGGTGGCGAGAGGGGTTGAGATCGCAGGCACTGGAATGGCTGTGCCAGACAAGGTCCTTACTAATGCCGACTTGGAGAAAATGGTGGATACCAGTGACCAATGGATTACCGAAAGGACAGGTATACGTGAGCGTCGCATAGCTCCGGAGGGAATGACGACCTCTGATCTTGCGGTGGAGGCCGGGAGGCGGGCCCTCGAGGATGCGGGTGTCGACGTCAGGGATGTTGATCTTATAATCGTTGCCACAGTGACTCCTGATATGTTCTTCCCATCCGCTTCATGCCTGACTCAATGGAAGCTTGGGGCAATCAATGCCGCGGCCTTTGATATCTCAGCGGGCTGTTCCGGGTTTGTATATGGCCTCGTGAATGGCGCCCAATTCATAAGCTCGGGTTTCTATGACACCGTACTGGTAATAGGCGCAGAGACCCTCTCTCGAATTGTCGACTGGACTCACCGAAACACCTGCGTCTTATTCGGCGATGGGGCAGGAGCTTGCGTTCTCCGCCCAGCATCAGGCGAACCGGGGCTCATCTCTGCCGTGCTTGGAGCGGACGGAAGTCATGGAGAAATGCTGAAGCTGCCAGCTGGAGGATCACTGCTTCCGGCATCCCATAAGACCGTAGATGAGCGACTTCATTACTTGAAGATGGAAGGCAATCCGGTATATAAATTTGCCGTCAGGATCCTTGCGGATGCTTCTCAGCAGGCGATTGAAAAGGCTGGTTTATCCCCTGATGATATATCCTTGTTCATCCCTCACCAGGCAAACAGAAGGCTCATGGATATAGCGGCCGAGAGGCTCGGCGTCAAAGACAAGGTCTATTCTAACGTAGAGAGGTATGGAAATACATCTGCGGCTTCCATACCCATAGCCCTTGACGAGGCAGCGCGTGAGGGGGCTATCTCTGATGGAGACATGGTATTGCTTACAGCATTTGGTGCAGGACTCACCTGGGGATCTGTCGTATTAAGGTGGTGCAAGCATGAACGCCGGGCATAG
- the plsX gene encoding phosphate acyltransferase PlsX, with the protein MKIALDAMGGDFAPQELVRGAIEAVKSLGVEVVLTGDKERLEYELEKSGAPSQGLEIAHASQVVPMDEHHPAESLRHYRDSSVMVASDLVARNGASAMVSAGNTGAAFASALLRIKRIPGIERPAIGTVFPTVDGCCFLIDAGANVDCRPHHLVSFAIMGSIYMNKVMGIDHPRVAILNNGEEEGKGNQLTREARELIAATSLNFIGNIEGKDIPHGGADVIVTDGFTGNIVLKLAEGLGTAIVAMIKDGIETTGLRGKAGGLLLLPVLKGIKRKMDYSEYGGAVLLGLNNVVVIAHGRSNARAIKNSIRVARDSVEAQIIEKIRDGLSEIKEAE; encoded by the coding sequence ATGAAAATAGCTTTAGATGCCATGGGAGGAGATTTTGCTCCGCAAGAGCTTGTTCGTGGGGCCATCGAGGCTGTGAAAAGTCTAGGCGTAGAAGTTGTGCTAACAGGAGATAAGGAGAGGCTTGAGTATGAATTAGAGAAATCAGGGGCTCCTTCTCAAGGATTAGAAATCGCCCATGCATCCCAGGTTGTTCCCATGGATGAACACCATCCGGCCGAATCTTTGAGGCATTATCGCGATTCTTCGGTGATGGTGGCAAGCGACCTGGTGGCGCGAAACGGCGCTTCCGCCATGGTCTCTGCAGGCAATACCGGCGCTGCGTTTGCAAGCGCGCTCCTCCGGATAAAGCGTATCCCCGGGATAGAGCGACCAGCCATTGGCACGGTTTTCCCAACAGTGGACGGGTGCTGTTTCCTCATCGACGCTGGGGCAAATGTCGATTGCAGACCGCATCACCTGGTGTCATTCGCCATCATGGGAAGTATATACATGAACAAGGTCATGGGCATCGATCATCCGCGGGTCGCGATTTTGAACAATGGTGAGGAAGAAGGAAAAGGTAACCAATTGACGAGAGAGGCCCGGGAACTCATCGCCGCAACAAGTCTCAATTTCATCGGGAACATCGAGGGCAAAGATATCCCTCATGGCGGCGCAGATGTCATCGTGACTGACGGTTTTACAGGAAACATCGTTTTGAAACTAGCGGAAGGCCTTGGGACTGCCATCGTGGCTATGATCAAGGACGGTATAGAAACCACCGGGCTCCGGGGCAAGGCTGGCGGTCTCTTGCTCCTACCCGTCCTCAAGGGCATAAAGAGGAAGATGGATTATTCAGAGTATGGGGGGGCGGTGCTTCTTGGCCTGAACAATGTCGTGGTGATCGCGCATGGTAGATCAAATGCTAGGGCCATCAAGAATTCCATCAGAGTTGCCAGGGATTCGGTGGAGGCACAGATCATTGAGAAAATACGAGACGGGTTGAGTGAAATCAAAGAAGCAGAGTAG
- the fapR gene encoding transcription factor FapR codes for MGSSGSFAGKSKIERQKALADVISQNPFITDVELASRLDVSVQTIRLDRLEMGIPEARERIRRLAHEAYSKVKALTAGEVIGQLISVKLGEEGTSILDTTPEMSFTRTRIVRGHHIFAQANSLAVAIVDAEVVLTGSASIRFKKPVYAGDRLIATARVMSKEDGRHRVHVVTRVGNEEVFSGDFVMFTREGL; via the coding sequence GTGGGTTCTTCCGGATCTTTCGCAGGGAAATCGAAGATAGAGCGCCAGAAGGCCCTTGCGGATGTGATCTCCCAAAATCCATTTATAACTGATGTTGAACTGGCATCCAGGCTCGATGTAAGCGTGCAGACGATACGACTCGATCGGTTGGAGATGGGGATACCTGAGGCCCGGGAACGAATCAGACGGTTGGCTCATGAGGCATATTCAAAGGTCAAGGCACTCACTGCCGGTGAAGTCATAGGCCAGCTCATCAGCGTAAAGCTGGGGGAAGAAGGAACTTCCATCCTCGATACAACTCCCGAGATGAGTTTTACACGCACCCGGATCGTCCGAGGGCATCATATCTTTGCCCAGGCCAACTCTCTGGCGGTGGCCATCGTGGATGCAGAGGTGGTCCTGACGGGCTCAGCCAGCATCAGATTCAAAAAGCCTGTATATGCAGGAGACAGACTTATCGCGACCGCGCGAGTAATGTCAAAGGAAGATGGTAGACATAGAGTCCATGTTGTAACCAGAGTGGGAAATGAAGAAGTGTTTTCAGGGGATTTTGTCATGTTCACTCGGGAGGGGCTCTAA
- the rpmF gene encoding 50S ribosomal protein L32, translated as MANPKGRFGKSRTRKRRANWKMEAPRLAECPKCHSPKLPHRVCPECGFYNGREVIKVKEPAAGR; from the coding sequence ATGGCAAATCCCAAAGGACGTTTTGGCAAATCAAGAACTCGCAAACGGCGTGCAAACTGGAAAATGGAGGCCCCCAGGCTCGCTGAGTGCCCAAAGTGTCATTCACCGAAGCTACCACATAGGGTGTGCCCGGAATGTGGATTTTATAATGGCCGGGAGGTCATAAAGGTGAAAGAGCCGGCAGCTGGCCGGTAG
- a CDS encoding DUF177 domain-containing protein, whose translation MELDVRDVLKEKGNSKRFSLRERIGSLFANGREVQLDEPVEIDVTATNTGKLVVLHGRLNAIVPMICDRCLKEVALSIEAEFEEEYRHIHKPPSRGADKGHEDEGQEYGDGAPEDVWSDDPEIRTFYDEVIEIEPAVKETLSIAIPMKVICKEDCKGLCPTCGKDLNEGPCNCEPVTQDLRMAPLAEALKKLRSPEQKG comes from the coding sequence ATGGAACTAGATGTTCGGGATGTTCTCAAAGAAAAGGGCAATAGCAAGCGATTTTCCCTGCGGGAGAGGATCGGTTCATTATTTGCCAATGGCAGGGAAGTGCAGCTTGACGAACCAGTCGAGATCGACGTTACGGCCACTAACACCGGTAAGTTGGTTGTCTTACATGGCAGATTGAATGCTATAGTGCCCATGATTTGCGATAGGTGCTTGAAGGAAGTCGCCCTGTCGATCGAGGCCGAATTTGAAGAGGAATATCGACATATTCACAAGCCTCCGTCCCGTGGAGCAGATAAGGGACATGAAGATGAGGGACAGGAATATGGAGATGGCGCGCCGGAAGATGTGTGGTCAGATGACCCTGAGATAAGGACTTTCTATGACGAAGTCATTGAAATTGAGCCTGCCGTTAAGGAAACCTTGAGTATAGCGATTCCCATGAAGGTAATATGCAAAGAGGATTGCAAGGGATTATGCCCCACCTGTGGGAAGGATTTGAACGAAGGTCCATGCAATTGTGAGCCCGTTACCCAGGATCTCAGGATGGCTCCACTTGCAGAAGCTTTGAAGAAGCTAAGATCACCAGAGCAAAAGGGATGA
- a CDS encoding PDZ domain-containing protein, translating to MKRKALGVLLSGLVLVMSIQAFLYQHFLVVMPGLAVDLKDMVTVETGCKESTGKFLLTSVSSEPATIFSIIAAAMSPYVDFVPKTREIPPGITMEKYLKIMENLMRESQMIAEAVALRKAGYEVKTSVQVMVEDLMEGSPAHGKVRPGDVIREVDFRPVRTAQEAIEAIQRHKVSDEVSLILLRDGKVISTRIKTIPRHDDKSKAAIGVLIAPYIEYEFPVKIEVRSKDIRGSSAGSMFCLEMLDQLTRGDLTSGHIVAGTGTLDIDGKIGPIAGVKQKIRTAEKAGAEFFFVPKENAEEARMAATTVKVIEVSKIDDMLTFLDRLAGRKKHSDGE from the coding sequence GTGAAAAGGAAGGCTCTCGGGGTTCTTCTCTCCGGACTGGTTCTCGTCATGTCGATACAGGCATTCCTTTATCAGCACTTTCTCGTGGTGATGCCTGGCCTTGCTGTAGACCTCAAGGATATGGTGACCGTGGAAACCGGGTGTAAGGAATCAACCGGCAAGTTCCTTCTGACCTCAGTATCCAGCGAGCCTGCAACCATTTTCTCCATCATTGCTGCGGCCATGTCACCTTATGTTGATTTCGTGCCGAAGACGAGGGAAATACCTCCAGGCATAACCATGGAGAAGTATCTAAAGATAATGGAAAACCTGATGAGAGAGAGTCAAATGATAGCCGAGGCCGTGGCTTTGAGGAAGGCGGGCTATGAGGTAAAGACGTCTGTTCAAGTAATGGTGGAAGATCTTATGGAGGGTAGTCCGGCCCATGGGAAAGTGAGGCCTGGCGATGTAATCCGTGAAGTGGATTTTAGGCCGGTCAGGACCGCGCAAGAGGCCATTGAAGCTATCCAGCGGCACAAGGTTTCAGATGAGGTATCTCTCATACTGCTTCGCGATGGCAAGGTCATATCCACCAGAATCAAGACGATTCCCAGGCATGATGATAAAAGCAAAGCTGCTATCGGGGTGCTGATAGCTCCTTACATTGAATACGAATTTCCGGTAAAGATAGAAGTAAGATCAAAAGATATACGGGGGTCTTCCGCCGGTTCCATGTTTTGCCTGGAAATGCTCGACCAACTCACTCGGGGGGATCTGACCTCGGGGCACATCGTGGCAGGGACCGGGACTCTTGATATCGATGGAAAAATAGGGCCGATTGCAGGGGTGAAGCAAAAGATAAGGACGGCAGAAAAGGCAGGAGCTGAATTCTTCTTTGTGCCAAAAGAAAACGCTGAGGAGGCGAGAATGGCGGCTACCACTGTCAAGGTGATCGAGGTATCCAAAATCGATGATATGCTAACGTTTTTGGATAGACTTGCAGGGAGGAAAAAGCATTCTGATGGTGAATGA
- a CDS encoding patatin family protein, whose protein sequence is MDRPRVGLALSAGAARGLAHIGVLKVLEEADIPIDYIAGTSAGALIGGIYSATRDLKSIEKLATSIRWDLLVDLCVPRMGLVSGEKIREFVRLLTHDMRFDELSIPFAAVAVDIESGEEVVLKEGLVADAIRASVSIPGVAVPLRLGNRLLVDGAVLNRVPINVVREMGADLVIASSVFGRAAREKMRSIFDVIATAIEIMEMEILKNRIVEADVVIPIDVTGIGPTRLDMAKDLISMGDAAARKALPDILKGIGRM, encoded by the coding sequence ATGGATAGGCCGAGGGTGGGTCTGGCCCTCAGCGCTGGCGCGGCCCGCGGATTGGCTCACATAGGAGTGCTCAAAGTCCTGGAGGAGGCAGATATACCCATAGACTACATAGCGGGCACCAGCGCCGGCGCTCTCATTGGAGGCATCTATTCTGCCACCCGTGATCTCAAATCCATCGAGAAGCTTGCCACCAGCATCAGGTGGGATCTCCTTGTCGACTTATGTGTTCCAAGAATGGGACTTGTAAGTGGCGAGAAAATAAGGGAGTTTGTCCGGTTGCTCACACACGATATGAGATTTGACGAACTATCCATCCCATTTGCGGCGGTTGCTGTGGATATTGAATCTGGCGAGGAAGTGGTATTAAAGGAAGGCCTCGTGGCCGACGCAATCAGGGCCAGTGTGAGCATTCCAGGAGTCGCCGTGCCTTTGCGCCTGGGGAACAGGCTTCTGGTAGACGGGGCGGTCCTGAATCGTGTGCCCATCAATGTCGTGAGGGAAATGGGAGCGGATCTGGTGATCGCATCCAGTGTATTTGGCAGGGCAGCCAGGGAAAAGATGCGAAGTATATTTGATGTGATTGCTACGGCAATCGAGATCATGGAAATGGAGATACTGAAAAACCGGATCGTTGAGGCGGACGTGGTTATCCCAATAGACGTGACCGGAATAGGGCCCACTAGACTGGATATGGCTAAGGATTTGATCAGTATGGGGGATGCGGCTGCCAGAAAGGCTCTTCCAGATATTTTGAAGGGAATAGGGAGGATGTAA
- a CDS encoding serine hydrolase, translating into MLALAGIEIYTDRQHLEPPSAVMSRHEPMPAGARESSPDYEALRQQLLSYTNSRDAIYGVYFKDLKSGRTIEINADQPIPAASTVKVPVVLYLNKLVAEGKLDWDTRIAYDSELDYQDGAGILQFAARDGDTYSLRTLASLAITISDNIANRMLMRYLGRDNIIEFMKDLGGETVYPDGQNITTAKDMGKYVEAVLAFAEKHPREGSRLLDDMAHPIYHVGLPGELPPNIIVAHKEGDISGVANDVGIVFTDRPYILAVLSQGVYDVDEGFSNIAHISRIVYDYQTRLG; encoded by the coding sequence ATGCTCGCATTAGCGGGAATCGAGATATATACTGATCGCCAGCATCTTGAGCCACCATCCGCAGTTATGTCTCGTCATGAGCCGATGCCTGCCGGGGCTCGAGAATCGTCTCCGGACTATGAAGCATTGAGGCAGCAGCTGTTATCTTATACAAATAGCAGGGATGCTATCTATGGGGTATACTTCAAAGATCTGAAATCAGGTCGCACTATAGAGATCAACGCCGATCAGCCGATTCCTGCCGCCAGCACTGTGAAAGTGCCGGTGGTCCTTTATCTCAACAAATTGGTGGCAGAGGGGAAACTGGATTGGGACACGAGAATCGCATATGATAGCGAGCTCGACTATCAGGACGGCGCAGGAATCCTTCAATTCGCCGCAAGGGATGGTGACACCTATTCATTGAGGACCCTGGCGAGTCTTGCCATAACCATAAGCGACAATATCGCCAACAGGATGCTGATGAGATACCTGGGCCGGGACAATATAATAGAGTTCATGAAAGATCTCGGGGGAGAGACCGTCTATCCTGACGGTCAGAATATCACGACGGCCAAGGATATGGGAAAGTATGTCGAAGCCGTGCTGGCATTCGCGGAAAAGCACCCGCGCGAGGGTAGCAGGCTGCTCGACGATATGGCCCATCCAATATACCATGTGGGTCTTCCTGGTGAGCTTCCTCCGAATATCATCGTTGCTCACAAGGAGGGAGATATCTCCGGAGTAGCGAATGATGTGGGCATAGTATTTACTGATAGGCCATATATACTGGCTGTGTTATCCCAGGGTGTATATGACGTTGACGAGGGTTTCTCCAATATAGCGCATATATCCCGTATTGTCTACGATTACCAGACGCGACTCGGTTAA
- the ylbJ gene encoding sporulation integral membrane protein YlbJ: MAAIGLLVTISIIIYPEPAFKASLDGLRVWWEIVFPALMPFFIAAEVLMGLGVVHFIGALLEPLMRPLFDVPGVGAFAMAMGLASGYPIGARIAARLRRENLCTQVEAERLVAFTNTADPVFMVGAVAVGMFHSPSLGGIIAGAHYISSIIMGVIMRLHGPNVQERPAFVRPSMRQGYFKKAFDDLYNARRADGRPFGQLFGDAVRDSVTTLLVIGGFIMMFSVIIQVLTAANIIQIVSRPVAWLLSSLGMSQSLAPALVSGIFEITIGTELASRAECAMTLKVMAASAIIAWSGLSVLAQVTSMTNGTDIRIKPYIIARVLHALIAALITLLLMGPAGATIGGVVVPAIVANISVPRMNILARMTWSSAYLATTLGYLLIAALIVQIARTARIFGFWVVQKTRK, translated from the coding sequence ATGGCCGCAATTGGTCTTCTCGTAACGATTTCCATTATCATATATCCAGAGCCGGCATTCAAGGCATCCCTCGATGGCTTAAGGGTATGGTGGGAAATTGTATTTCCAGCCCTCATGCCGTTCTTCATAGCCGCCGAGGTGCTTATGGGGCTTGGGGTCGTTCACTTCATTGGAGCCCTGCTCGAACCCCTTATGAGACCCCTTTTCGACGTCCCTGGAGTCGGGGCATTTGCCATGGCAATGGGTCTAGCCTCTGGATATCCCATCGGAGCCCGTATCGCAGCCAGACTCAGGAGGGAAAACCTCTGCACACAGGTGGAGGCTGAAAGGCTCGTAGCCTTCACCAATACTGCCGATCCTGTCTTTATGGTCGGAGCCGTGGCTGTAGGCATGTTCCATTCGCCATCACTCGGAGGGATCATTGCAGGCGCTCACTATATATCGAGCATAATAATGGGTGTGATCATGCGTCTCCACGGACCAAATGTACAGGAACGACCGGCGTTCGTGAGGCCTTCCATGCGGCAGGGCTATTTCAAGAAAGCGTTTGATGATCTCTATAACGCCCGCAGAGCTGATGGCCGTCCTTTCGGTCAGCTTTTCGGAGATGCGGTGCGAGATTCTGTCACAACGCTCCTTGTAATTGGCGGCTTCATCATGATGTTTTCTGTGATCATCCAGGTGCTCACCGCTGCAAATATAATACAAATCGTTTCCAGGCCCGTCGCATGGCTGCTATCGAGCCTTGGGATGAGCCAGTCTCTGGCCCCGGCCCTCGTGAGCGGCATATTTGAGATAACGATAGGAACTGAATTGGCAAGCCGCGCCGAGTGTGCGATGACACTCAAGGTCATGGCGGCCTCAGCCATAATCGCGTGGAGCGGACTATCGGTGCTTGCGCAAGTCACGAGCATGACAAATGGTACAGATATTCGTATCAAGCCATATATAATCGCCAGGGTGCTCCATGCGCTCATCGCGGCCTTGATCACGCTGCTCCTCATGGGGCCTGCGGGGGCAACCATAGGAGGGGTTGTGGTTCCGGCCATCGTCGCCAACATCTCTGTACCAAGAATGAATATCCTTGCCAGGATGACATGGTCAAGCGCATACCTTGCCACGACCCTCGGCTACCTATTGATTGCCGCCCTTATCGTACAGATAGCCAGGACGGCCAGGATCTTCGGTTTCTGGGTAGTGCAAAAGACCAGGAAATGA
- the coaD gene encoding pantetheine-phosphate adenylyltransferase — MFRVVYPGSFDPVTCGHLDIIERGHQMFDEIIVAVLTNPAKQALFTVEERTDMLREVTRHLDRVTIESFDGLLVNFARSRGVQAILKGLRAISDFDYEFQMASINRKLEPSIETIFMMTNNEYAFLSSSAVKDLARFGGCLRGLVPRPVEVRLREKFRKNQ; from the coding sequence GTGTTTAGAGTAGTGTACCCGGGTAGCTTTGATCCCGTAACTTGTGGCCACTTGGACATCATTGAAAGAGGTCATCAGATGTTCGACGAGATCATTGTGGCGGTCCTGACAAATCCCGCCAAACAGGCCTTGTTTACGGTAGAGGAACGCACCGACATGCTAAGAGAAGTTACGCGTCATCTTGATAGGGTCACCATTGAATCATTTGATGGCCTTCTCGTGAATTTCGCTCGAAGCAGGGGTGTACAGGCGATTTTGAAGGGCCTCAGGGCTATATCTGATTTTGATTATGAGTTTCAAATGGCCTCGATAAACAGGAAACTCGAGCCTTCTATAGAAACTATCTTTATGATGACCAATAATGAATATGCATTTCTCAGCTCAAGCGCAGTCAAGGACCTGGCGAGATTCGGCGGATGCCTACGTGGGCTTGTTCCAAGGCCAGTGGAAGTCAGACTCCGGGAGAAATTCCGGAAGAATCAATGA
- the rsmD gene encoding 16S rRNA (guanine(966)-N(2))-methyltransferase RsmD: MRIIAGSDRGRRLKTPSGRGVRPTIDRVKEALFNILGDLVVDSRFLDLFAGAGGVGIEALSRGANQVVFVELDARHVEIIRENLELCGFSDRARVYRNDAARACQILGQKGVRFDIIFADPPYGRGLHSSILGQIDQAGILRAGGVVVLEHGSRDLVPSSTAHLKFSRTERYGDTQLSFYLRQDEI; this comes from the coding sequence GTGAGGATCATCGCCGGAAGCGATAGGGGGCGTAGGCTCAAAACACCTTCGGGGCGTGGTGTCCGCCCTACCATTGACCGTGTGAAAGAGGCTCTTTTCAATATACTCGGGGATCTTGTGGTCGATTCCCGCTTTCTTGATCTCTTTGCAGGTGCAGGTGGGGTTGGTATCGAGGCCTTGAGCCGGGGTGCAAACCAGGTCGTGTTCGTGGAGCTGGATGCGCGCCATGTGGAGATTATTCGTGAAAACCTTGAGCTGTGTGGATTTTCCGACAGGGCTAGAGTGTATCGAAATGATGCGGCGAGGGCTTGCCAGATATTAGGTCAGAAAGGCGTTCGATTCGACATCATCTTTGCGGATCCGCCATATGGACGGGGGCTTCATTCATCTATCCTGGGCCAGATAGATCAGGCCGGGATCCTGCGCGCCGGCGGAGTTGTTGTGCTGGAGCATGGCAGTCGTGATTTGGTTCCGTCTTCAACCGCTCATTTGAAGTTCTCTCGCACAGAGAGGTATGGAGACACGCAGTTGTCATTCTATTTGCGCCAGGATGAAATCTGA